The following proteins are encoded in a genomic region of Dasypus novemcinctus isolate mDasNov1 chromosome 21, mDasNov1.1.hap2, whole genome shotgun sequence:
- the LOC101411598 gene encoding olfactory receptor 1P1-like, giving the protein MAGGNQTSILEFLLWGLSEQPEQQYLLFQVFLWMYVVTVAGNLLIVLAICTDRCLHTPMYFFLASLSCADILFTSTTVPKALVNLQTQSRSISYAGCLTQLYFFLTFGDMDIFLLATMAYDRYMAICHPLHYTVVMSPQRCILMVTACWTLTNLVAMTHTFLIFRLSFCSKKIIPDFFCDLGPLMKLSCSDTQVNELVLLLVGGAVILSPFMLILVSYIHIVSAILRVPSAQGRHKAFSTCSSHLAVVFLFFGTVIRAYLCPSSSSSNSVEDTVAVVLYTVVTPLLNPFIYSLRNKDMKSALGRLLRGKVSFWGH; this is encoded by the coding sequence ATGGCAGGAGGGAACCAGACCAGCATCCTTGAGTTCCTCCTCTGGGGGCTCTCAGAGCAGCCAGAACAGCAGTACCTCCTCTTCCAGGTGTTCCTGTGGATGTACGTAGTCACTGTGGCAGGAAACCTACTCATTGTCCTGGCCATTTGCACTGACAGGtgtctccacacacccatgtacttcttccttgcCAGTCTATCCTGTGCAGACATCCTTTTCACCTCCACCACGGTGCCCAAGGCTCTGGTGAACCTCCAGACCCAGAGCAGGTCCATTTCCTATGCAGGGTGCCTGACACAGCTCTACTTCTTCCTGACCTTTGGGGACATGGACATCTTTCTCCTGGCCaccatggcctatgaccgctacaTGGCCATCTGCCACCCTCTCCACTACACGGTGGTCATGAGTCCCCAGCGCTGTATCCTCATGGTCACTGCCTGCTGGACACTTACGAATCTTGTTGCCATGACCCACACTTTCCTCATATTCCGGCTTTCCTTCTGCTCAAAGAAGATCATTCCTGACTTCTTCTGTGACCTGGGACCCCTGATGAAGTTGTCTTGCTCTGACACCCAGGTCAATGAGCTTGTCCTCCTCCTTGTGGGGGGAGCAGTCATTTTAAGCCCCTTTATGCTCATCTTGGTGTCTTATATCCACATTGTTTCAGCCATCCTCAGAGTCCCCTCTGCCCAGGGAAGGCACAAGGCCTTCTCTACTTGTAGTTCCCACCTTGCTGTTGTTTTCTTGTTCTTTGGGACAGTGATCAGGGCTTATCTGTGCCCCTCGTCTTCTTCCTCCAACTCAGTAGAGGACACAGTAGCTGTTGTCTTGTACACAGTGGTGACTCCCCTGCTGAACCCCTTCATTTACAGCCTACGGAACAAGGACATGAAGAGTGCACTGGGGAGACTTCTCAGGGGCAAAGTGTCCTTCTGGGGGCACTGA